The window CCTCCACGTGGCTCCACCACTTCAGTGAACCAAACTATGCAAGTGTGAGGAAACACTAAAGATGTACTCCGTCCGCTATTAGGAGTTTCGGCTTATCATTTTACTCTGTCCGTCATTAGAAGTTTGGGTTCACTAAGTTATAGGTAGAccatacattccactaactcattctcctCACATTtgattattactccctccgtccacgaaaatttgtcgcagttttccatttccgtccgtcccccaaaatttgtcccatttcaattttaccatttttggtagtggaccccatattccactaactcattcttactcatattttattataaaactaatactttaaaagtaggacccacatctcaccaactttttcaactcactttccattacatttcttaaaacccgtgtccggtcaaaccgggacgaattttcgtggacggagggagtaatatataaaaatggatctcacatGTCACTACTTTTTCAGCTCACTTTCCTTCATAGTATTTTTAATCTCGTGCCGAACTTAAATGAGGCTCCTAATAGCGGATGAAGTGAGTACATgtcatcattttataattcaattatttttctgtcTATAATATGCAAGACGTGACTTTTGCATGGATGAATAGAAGATGATAGAGCACATCTTCGTACAATTGTAGATCTCTAATACTCTTCGATacttactactactatatattgtgataattggaatatttcaaTGATCACATTAGCCGATGACATGTTTCCTACTTTGGGTGTGAGATCCAAattctgaaaatttgacaAGAAATTGTTGATTTCCATATTTTGTGTCTATCTCATGGACAAAATGGATCATTCGAAAAAATAGAACTGACAATCCAAAGACCTTGAGCCAGTTGGGAGCTGAAAAAGAAGAGGTTGATTTAGTGTCTTAGCTCGTGGATTAGAGCATGGTGCCCGAAAACCCCATTTTGAGTCGATTGGACAACTGAAGATGTGAATGACATCAGAAGATTTGAAAACCATAACAATTGCTAATCGAGGACATGATTCTGACTTGATTACTCAATCTTCGTTccagtaaagagagaataaattatgaaagagAAAGATTGAGTAAATTCTGAAAGAGAATAaacttttttgacaaaaaaataaaatagctcAACTAACTTGGGACAATTCAAAAAAGAATGCACTAGCTCATCATTGTGACGAGTACAAATATTTAGTCTCTCGAGACCGATTATTTTCAGTCAATGGCAATGATGAGGAAGCTGAGAGAGACATACATAAGCAAGACGGGGTAGAGCGCGAGAGCTTTCCTCTGTGGGTTGACAGCGGTGCTGATGAATGGATATGCAGCCCACGAGCTCCACGCTAGTGCGACGCTAGCCACGGCCACCTTGGCTATGACCGGAGGCCTCAGCATGCAGATGAATGCCCCTACATCAAGAGGGGCGATGCAGTAACCTAGAAGGCTCAGGCTCTGAAAGAATATTATATGCCCCCCCTAAATCAACACCACGCCAATTTTATCACTCTACCTAGCTACTTCAAATCTACAAATTACATAACCAAATATGCGTATATAGAGAGAGACATTACCAGAAGCAAAACGTTCATGGTGAGAATCACAGCTCCGGCAGCAAGCATTCCGAAGGCCACCGCAAACACTTGAGACTGCAATATATTTGAACAAATTACTAATTCAACTCATTGGTCCTGTTAGGTTCACAACTTgttaaattgataaatgacAATTATATATGTCAACAACCTACACCATAGATGTCAACATGAAGACATTGCATGTCAACTAAATGTAATTGACATCTACTAAGGgagtgttcggtttgcaagattgtatccgggattaaatttgtagtgtgtttggttcatgagattcaatctcacaactcaattctagatagataatcatgggataattagtcttAGCTAaccccctatgactaaaataatcacaCAATTCAATCTTTTATATCTTGGCAACCGAACACCGCCTAAATATATTTGTCATACAAATATCTTTATGTTGATATCTATAATATAGGTTATTGATATAGTtgttatttatcaatttaagatAGTTATCAACTGATCATATCCCTTGAGGCTTCAACTTATTAAGCTCAATGAAGTTATAAATTTTAGGGAAATGAATTGGAACACCTTCTGAACAGGGGAAGACCAGGAGAGCATGAGGCCGAGggagatgatgaagaaaaagGGGCCCCACAGATCCCAATCCCTGAGCGCCTTTCCTGGATCCTCTCGATTAGGGTTTGGAAACACAACCAGCTTCAAATTGTTGGCGATCCGCCGTAAATCTCGCTTGATCGTCTCCACCACGGGCTCTGTCAGTGTGTCTGAGCCGCGCGGCGGAGGGGGGATGGAGGagggcagcggcggcggcggcggcgacggggGGATCGCGGTGATGGGATAGGAATGGATCAGGTCTTCGATGTCGTCGGATTGCGAGCTCAGAGGCAATGCTGATGGAGATGGAGGAGCCTCGTTCTGGGACATCGTCTCCGATgcctttgatttttttagttttattttcttattctctgttttttgattgaagaaaaatgaatctcACTCACTGACTACACGCTTGTAAACTAAATTTAGTGATGCAAACATCTTTTCTTGTGTTTGTATAATCCATGAATTTTTAAGGCGTATGGCTATTGATTTTACGCATTAGCTTTTTTCGTCACTGCCATGCAAGATAGGCAATAtattaatcaaaaaataaataaatctataGTACTACATAAAAGTGAGACTTgcattttacttattttttccattttcttttccttacgtgtcttaaaatttgacaaaGTAAATTATGGACGAAGGAAATATCATTTAAGTTAAAATgtattttaaacttttaaacaTATACTAGTAAGAACTAAGAATCATTGTGGACCATACtgataatttatgttttgataCATAAAATgagattcataatattcaacgGATCACACAATTAAAAACGGGAgtgttttacttttaccaaTGGAAAGAgtacaagaaattaaaatcctGGAAAGAATATTTGCTTTATTGCCTTGCTGGCCAATTATACAACATACACAATTAAATTTCCTGAAACGAATTccttcaaaattatcattcatcACTCTAATGTTTGCCAAAAAACAGGTACTGTTTCCCACACCGggtcaataaaattttaaagggCCTCAAGCTCAATGCCTCTTCGGTCGAACATCAAACCTCATAATGTCGAAAATCAGGGCTTTAGAGCAATGGAAAGGCCACATTTTGGAGCGGTGTTGATGGCCTTTGTGTCGTACTCTGCTGAAAATGTTACTAGTGACTTAGGCCTCCATTCCCGTTGGCCTGATATAGCAACCTTACCATCGTCGGAGAATCTTGTCTTCATCGACGTCAAATGATCAATCTTGTGAACGCTTCCCAAACTAAAGCTATTCTTAAAACTGGATAATCTGTGGGTCATCTCAGCAGCAACTTCTGTTCCGGTCAAAGGATTAACCACGTGTGCATAAGAAGCCTTTACGGTTTGTCCCTTGTCAGCCCTATGTAgacaaaaaaaagtagataGACATATCAGTACCATATACTTCcaagtatatttttgtggaataGATACAAAAGGGTACATAGAgatttcaaaatatgaatgTCAAACTTGAACTAGTAGAACCGTTACATACAATAAAACGGCAGCAGAAAAGTCTTGCTTGTTGAAACTCATTCCTGCATTGTATTTAGTAAAAGATGATGAGGAGGTATCGAATCCAATTTCACCGCCAATAGCAATATCCTCGGAGCCTAATGCTGCAGAAACTTCCAATAGAGGACTCGGATTCAAGCCAATACTGGAATTGATGGCAGCATGATTATGAAGGTAATGCACATCAAgctgaaataaaataatcgaTTAGCCCATTTATATATCTTTAGATATTAACAAAAAGCTAAACTATTCAAACCATCAGAAATCAAAACATTAGTGGGTTGTTTAAAGTCAGGAAGCAGTTTCAACAATGTAGctaaagatagaaaaaaaaaaaacaagacaaATGACTCTGCAATCCCCAGTAGATACTTGATAGAATAACTTCAGGTCCTCCAGTTATCAAAATAACACAGCTCCAACAGTTAAAAGTTAAGATGAGATGGTTCATCTGAACTTTAGAAGTTTTTCAGCATTGCACTTTAGAAAACACTCCATTGGAAGAACAAACTTAGCCTTGCCGCCTTGCCCAATTTCTTATCCGAATAGAAGCAATTACTTTCATCATTCTAAATCTGATCTTTTCATCAAGAAAGCCttaatatgtataaaatttaaaaatacaaaagcaaagaaaattgaaaagaaaaccAAACGTATATACTAATGATTTATGCACAATAAAACCACCTTAAGTCCTTAGcaccaaaaatatgaaatctgAGTACCTTCCCAGACTTGTGATCAGGAACATTAAAGCTAACTGCTGCTCTTGTCCCTGGCACTACATCATAAGTCACTTTGGTAGAAACCTGTAAGTACATGTAGTAAGGAATatagtttaaaatataaatatatagtactaaataataaattctccACTACATATTATCAACCAAAATATTGCTTTAACTGTAATCAGGCGGAAATATTGCAGATATTACTTCTTACACTAGAGTATGTATCAACTTTAACATCAACAACAGTTTTCCCACTTCTGTACTGTGTGCTTATATCACCCACAAAGATTTGACCCTTCTTTACTCCAGTAGCTGTAAATCCCTGTCGGAGAAGGAATAATAGTTAATACTGTTTAGCAGTTCATAGGACTTTGCATAATACGAATCTTCATGCAAAAGGCCCAAGCGGCTTGTATACTTTGGAGCACAGTTTTCATGTGAAGTCAGTGACTCAGTATAAAGAATTATGCAATTGGAAAACATGTCCATGACTCTTGCTCATAATAGGagagaatttaaaaaatttccaaattgaTATCActccattaaaaaataaagacagAGATGCAAGGAATCATGTCAAATAATTGCTTTCACTGCCATGTGTATCAGACTCATGTAAATGCAAATAATAAGCTTTGAATGGATGGGAAGGGTATGATAAGGCAATAAGCAATTggtagaaaaagttattgCAATACCATTCCAGTAGAACTTGGGATGGCGAGGGAGAATTTCTGATCATAATTGTAATCTTTAGTCAAGAGATCtgtacacaaaaataaacatattaagTAAGATTTCATGGCGAAGGCCTTTGCGAATGAAGATATAAgagcaattaattaatgacaCGTAAAATCTCCAACTAATTTATATGGAAATTAGCATCTTCAATTTCTTGTTCACCAAATGGTGGTGCTTGACAAACTAGCGTAAAATTTCTTCAGGCATAACAAATTAGACAGTACCAAGATCTCATCTTTGTCTCAAAATAACTATGCAAATAATGAGACATATTCAGGAACTCGTTATCCAGGAGTACATTATTGAGATTAGGAATTTTTACTATAGATACCAAATTTATCCCTGCATGACATGGAATCATATTATAAACAGATAAAGACAACAGATGCTTCAGAACTTTTTATGTATTCAACATAAAGGAAAATCATACAAAACGAAACActcaagaaaaaatgaaaatgcaatACACCTCTTGCCCGCTTGCCAATTTCTGAAAAGGGAGCTGGACCGTTGCCCATTGCCTCCAACGCACACAAAAACCAAATGTTCAGCTGCAATTCTGCAAAACATTGAATACAACACCACAGTTACTCTTTTATGAACGCGTATTCCTGCCATATATGTACACCAATGCTCAACAAATGGAGCAACAGAATCATAAAAAAGTCGAGAGGATCAACAACAAGTGCGCTATATATCAGATATCGCATCTGAATTACTTGTAAAAACGAAAAATGGAGAGAAACGAAAAGCGACATTTCAGATTTTCCGATTTCAAGACGAAAAAGGATAGAATTCAGTAAGAGCAAAAGGAGAAAGGTTCGACCACGATCGCCGACTAGCAGCGACCAGAGGCTACGACGCCGATTAGAGTGAGAGGGAGAGCCAAGGGTTTTAGGAGCACTTAAAAACCAGGtcagaaattgaaaaaataaaatctgatAGACTCACTCGGCTGTGAGCTTGAGACATATGCCACAGACAAAgtaatgtttgattttataagttaaatgCTTATTGGGCTTGAGTTTGGACCTTTTGTTCGTTCCTTattaatagagacatttcttttcgccATGgagtttaaaaatattgtgttaaatggttggtgaaaaaagtaagagagaatgaagtaagagaataaaggagagaataaagtagaagtgAGGattactttttgctaaaaatagaaacgactcaattaacttaaaacttcctaaaataaaaaatgactctattaacatggaacagaggtagtatatttttttcagcCATGAGTAGTTCAAATATTTCTCTGTTATGCATAACTAGTCGTTGAAAACAGGGCATCACATAAGGTGATATAGTTGGTTCCTTCCGGATAAAAAAGATAGAATTCATGTACGGTAGTTGAGTGTGAGtcgtatttatttatagttctTTTAAGATATTAGTCATTATattttggtaacttttttctttctttcttataCTGTACTTTCactttatttctcattttttttattctctctcttattctattttatcaccaatttaatctttaaatattagtactattttttaaatttcatatctaAAAGAAATGCTCGATTAACTTGGAACATATGAagtattttactatttaaataaactTTAGCTACATATTGCGAAAGGCTGTAATGCTTGGTAAACTATaggatagtgataaaatacaaactcatatattgtacaaactccaaacttttcaacacagtgtcaaacacaatattaacataatttcaacacagtgtaaaatttcaagattttcatgtcaacataatgtcaacacgctatcaacacaatgtcaacacggtGTCAACcgttgaaactgtgttgaaattttctgtTGATGTTCTTTTGTCATccgttgacattttttaacggtccagatcatagtttgaagtttgtacaatatttagagtttgcatttgaaaACATTCACATGTATAAGTATAACAGTAAAAGAATTTAACAGTAAGTTCAACATTATGTTTCTATGTACAGAGACATGAGGTGTCGGTAAATTGTTGTTTCTTAATTTATGTGGAAAATATTAAGCATGTGATATTAATTAGGCATTGTTTTAACTAATCTCTATTGATCCTAATATTTTAGTCGATGATAATTAATATCTGGTGGTGCTAGGATTATTATTGCACTAAATCGTATGCTGCCGTAAAATCATTATGATAATATACTCAAGAGGAATTCATAAAAGTAcgctga is drawn from Salvia hispanica cultivar TCC Black 2014 chromosome 6, UniMelb_Shisp_WGS_1.0, whole genome shotgun sequence and contains these coding sequences:
- the LOC125191986 gene encoding protein YIP4a-like, translated to MSQNEAPPSPSALPLSSQSDDIEDLIHSYPITAIPPSPPPPPLPSSIPPPPRGSDTLTEPVVETIKRDLRRIANNLKLVVFPNPNREDPGKALRDWDLWGPFFFIISLGLMLSWSSPVQKSQVFAVAFGMLAAGAVILTMNVLLLGGHIIFFQSLSLLGYCIAPLDVGAFICMLRPPVIAKVAVASVALAWSSWAAYPFISTAVNPQRKALALYPVLLMYVSLSFLIIAID
- the LOC125193134 gene encoding mitochondrial outer membrane protein porin 4-like, producing the protein MGNGPAPFSEIGKRARDLLTKDYNYDQKFSLAIPSSTGMGFTATGVKKGQIFVGDISTQYRSGKTVVDVKVDTYSSVSTKVTYDVVPGTRAAVSFNVPDHKSGKLDVHYLHNHAAINSSIGLNPSPLLEVSAALGSEDIAIGGEIGFDTSSSSFTKYNAGMSFNKQDFSAAVLLADKGQTVKASYAHVVNPLTGTEVAAEMTHRLSSFKNSFSLGSVHKIDHLTSMKTRFSDDGKVAISGQREWRPKSLVTFSAEYDTKAINTAPKCGLSIALKP